Within the Oncorhynchus clarkii lewisi isolate Uvic-CL-2024 chromosome 2, UVic_Ocla_1.0, whole genome shotgun sequence genome, the region CACAtgtggtttctcccctgtgtgtattctcaaATGCACATTCAACTGAAAGCCAGTGGAAAAAGATTTGCCACACACATGGCAATGATGTGGTTTCTCCCCTCTGTGTCTCTTTATGTGCCGATTCAAATTGGAACTCTGACTGAAACATTGGCCACACTCCTGGCAGGGAAATGGTTTGTCATTGGTGTGAATTCTCACATGCCCTCTAAGATGATGGCTATAGGTGAAACATTTCTTACAGAAATGACATTGAtggggtttctcccctgtgtgaatccTCATATGCATTTGCAGACTACTTCTCTGAGGGAAGCATTTGGCACAGTCAGGACAGCGATGAGGTTTTTCCCCTGTGTGAATCCTGCAATGGTTTTTCAGGTGATCCCTTCGAGAGAATGAATAGCCACAATCCTGGCACCGATAAGGCTTCTCCCTTGAGTGAGTCCTCATATGCATTTTCAGAGAGGTGCCAAGGCGAAATGTTTTGCCACATTCATTACAGTGATACGGTTTCTCTCCAGTATGAAGCCTCATATGCATTTTTAAATTTCCACTCAGAGCGTAACATTTTCCACATTCATGGCAATGATGcaatttctcccctgtgtggaccatCCTTATATGGACATTCAAAGTTCCAATCGAAGTGAAACATCTGCCACAATCATTACAGGGaaatggtttctcccctgtgtgggtCCTAATATGATTTTTCAGATCCGTAGGAGAGTCAAAACCTTTACCACAAACTTCACAAAACCTAGTTCTGTGAGTTTCTAATATGTGATCCATCAAACCTTTTAGGGATTGACAGCTTTTTCCACAAACACCACAAATATGTTCCTTATCTTTTCTGTGTCTTCGCAAATGTCTCAATAAAGCCCCAAAGGAGTGACAAGGCCTTCCACAAACCTTACAACTAGAACCAGCAGGGCATTCACTAGGTGGTTTCAGATGGGACATCATGTGAGTTTGTATGTGATCCCTCACACGTTCTAGTGATGGACATATTtttccacacacaccacaaatatGTTCCTCATCTTTTCTATGACTTTTCAAATGAGTCAATAATGTACGCATGGAGTGACAAGACCTTCCACACACCTTACAACAAGCAGGGATTTGTTCTTTTTCTGTCCGTGTCCTCTTTGATTTGCGCATCTTTAAAGCCGCCAGAGGTCCTCCACTCCACCTCGCGTCAACACTTTCACGGTTTTCATTCTGAGATGCAGAACAGCCTGGATTTACTAAAGAGAGGGCCTGAGAGTCACTGGTTGGTTCTGAAGAGTCCTCATGAGGTTCTGTTTTTATCTGTTTAGTTGAAGAGTCTCTGTTCTTGCATTCTTTACTTTGGGTTTTGTTAAGATGTGAGGACTGAGTTGGATACTCATCAGACTCACTTTTCACACAGGGAAAAGTGGTATTGTATTCCAGTTTTTGGCTGGTCCTGAGTGCCAcctgttcctctttaat harbors:
- the LOC139377570 gene encoding zinc finger protein 135-like, giving the protein MAKMELLGLIFNRGFRAVPELFRAVEKTITDYQGKDCLSKEENNRLQKLLDILLKPEIQLHRADHKWLNAIEEEVPPEQQHCEQERSPNPGKDDSEPTQIKEEQVALRTSQKLEYNTTFPCVKSESDEYPTQSSHLNKTQSKECKNRDSSTKQIKTEPHEDSSEPTSDSQALSLVNPGCSASQNENRESVDARWSGGPLAALKMRKSKRTRTEKEQIPACCKVCGRSCHSMRTLLTHLKSHRKDEEHICGVCGKICPSLERVRDHIQTHMITRFCEVCGKGFDSPTDLKNHIRTHTGEKPFPCNDCGRCFTSSGNLKMHMRLHTGEKPYHCNECGKTFRLGTSLKMHMRTHSREKPYRCQDCGYSFSRRDHLKNHCRIHTGEKPHRCPDCAKCFPQRSSLQMHMRIHTGEKPHQCHFCKKCFTYSHHLRGHYSLFTHDCVATHYSNTIIKFSDDTTVVGLISDCNESAYREVVRDVAVW